From the Tursiops truncatus isolate mTurTru1 chromosome 6, mTurTru1.mat.Y, whole genome shotgun sequence genome, the window TCTCCTTCACCTGCCTCGACATTCGCCAGTGGggtagccttgggcaagtcactaagACTCCGAGCCTCAGTTACTTTCTGTgtgaaattacaaaataataggGTGTATTTCAGCGTGATTCACTGAGGCAATGTGGTCCCACTTAGCACAGTGACTGTACACGATAAAAGTTCAATAATGGACATGACGGTTATACAATCGGTCGATATCTAGCAGCGCCTACTTTGTGCTCAGTGTCAGCTTATAGTTGAACCTTGGGGTCAAGAGCAAAGGGAGGGTGACGCTGAGGTTGATTATTAGCTGTGAGACAATTAGAAAGCATCGAGCACCCAGTGGATATTCAGCAGGGAGAGAATACTGTAGCAAAGAGACTTAGTCTTCGCCCACCGTTGGAAGGGACCAACCCACTTTTCTGAGGGTGTGGCGTGGGGCAGGGGCTCGCGGGCCCCCTGACGCTGCCTGACTCGCTTCCCTCCATCCTGCAGCCCCCTCTGCAGTGCACTGCAAGCCGATGGTGGTGGACAGCCAGCTGTATGTGGTGGTGGCCCAGTTGTTTGGTGGCTCTTACATTTACCACTGGGACCCCAACACCACGCGCTTCACCAAGCTGCAGGACATCGACCCTCAGCGCGTGCGCAAGCCCAATGACCTCGAGGCCTTCCGCATCGATGGCGACTGGTACTTTGCCGTGGCTGACAGCTCCAAGGCGGGGGCCACCAGCCTCTACCGCTGGCACCAGAACGGCTTCTACTCCCAGCAGGCCCTGCATGCCTGGCACCGTGACACTGACCTGGAATTTGTAGACGGCGAGGGCAAGCCACGCCTGATCGTGTCCAGCAGCTCCCAGGCCCCCATCATCTATCAGTGGAGTCGCACCCAGAAGCAGTTTGTGGCCCAGGGCGAGGTGACCCAGGTGCCTGATGCCCAGGCTGTGAAACACTTCCGCGCAGGTCGCGACAGCTACCTGTGTCTCAGCCGCTACATCGGCGACTCCAAGATCCTGCGCTGGGAGGGCACCCGCTTCTCCGAGGTGCAGGCGCTGCCCTCCAGGGGCTCGCTGGCCCTGCAGCCCTTCCTGGTGGGTGGCCGCCGCTACCTGGCCCTGGGCAGCGACTTCTCCTTCACACAGATCTACCAGTGGGATGAGGGGCGGCAGAAGTTTGTGCGGTTCCAGGAGCTGGCGGTGCAGGCCCCTCGGGCCTTCTGCTACGTGCCTGCTGGGGACGCCCAGCTGCTCCTGGCCCCCAGCTTCAAGGGACAGACACTTGTGTACCGACACGTGGTGGTGGATCTCAGTGCCTAGAGGGGGTCCGAGGCCTCTGGGTTCCTCGGAGCACTGGAGGCTGGGTGGAGCCTCCGGGGGAGCAGCGTGTTTGCCCGTGTGAAGACACATGTAGCCAACCTGCATACATGCCCTCACGTACACATCCCCCCGGCCAGCATGGACCGTACTGTGGACTCTAGCCCAGGGATGCCACTTAATTTTCACTGTAATCAGCATGAAGTCTTGTATATGCACCAGACAACCCAGCCCCTGGTGCCCTCCCACCTGTGGATGCCGGTTCACCCCACACCACCTCCCTTGCTCTGCTGCCTTCCACATGCTCTGGCCCAGGGAGGGGTCCTGGGAGGGCTGGAGGCTGAACCGCTCCCTCCTGTTCTTCAGCTTATCCTTCTGACCCTCTGGTCTTTCCTGTTGGTGCTCCAGGTGTCTGTTTACCTGCTTATGCTCTGCATCGCAGCCCATGGCCACATCCTTCATACTGCCGGGTGCACTCACCCACGCTCCCCGCCTTCTGCACGCACACGTCGACACGGACAGACTCCCTCAgttacacgcacacacacctgtCTACACTCCCATCTCCATGGGCACACATGCAGATTCAGTGCTGGGTCCCCTCCATGACCTTGCCTCTCTTCCTGGAGGGGCACAGAGTACCTGTCCTCCTCTGCTCACCCCTGGTGTGGCCAGCCTGCAGCTGAAAACGATTGGAATGGTGGTGCCAACCTCTGGACACCAGCTTGACCTCCTGGGGGCAAAGCCCCTCTGCCCGAAGCAATAACAACAGCTCCAGCAGACCCTGCCTTCTTCCCAGCGCTGTCTCAGTGCTCACTGGAGTTTCCTTCTCTGACCCTGAATCCAGCTCACTGGTGAACAGGAGACCACCCAGATGAAagcctttctgcttttctttcctgtaGCCACCCCAGCCCCAGACCACACCCTGGTTCAGCCCCACCATTGGGATATGGACCCTGCGCTGTGTTGGCTCCTTTGGGTGCGTCCAAGGGCTGGCCAAGCCAGGGTCACTGCAAGTACCTGAGGCATCTGGGCAGGTGCCAGGAGTGGAGCTGGGCTGAAGAGCATCCTGGGGGCCCTGGTGCCCCTCCAAACCACAGAGGCACACCCCAGGAGCACTGCCTTTCAGTGCAAGCTGAGTGccgcaggggggagggagggagggtcctGTGGGAGCGGCACCTGGCAGCCAAGCTTCTGCTGCCCTCTGCTGTACGCTGGGAACAGAGGGCTCTGAGATGTTAGGCTGGTAGGGAAGGCACAGGGCAAGGAGTCTCTTCCCTGTGCCCAGACTGTGTGGGGACCTCCAGGTAGGAGGATGCCCAGGGGCACTTGGGGACAATGCTCTGATTCACTTGCTTCAAATAAAAAGTTTCCACCCCATTGACGGCTCTCAGGTATCCGATGGTGATGGTGAGCGGCACCTGTTTCCTTAAGAACAGAGCTGTGTTGTCTGTCCCTGCTGCTTGCAGGGGGCCAGCATCAGTTGCAgacccccttcctccctgctcccctccctctgAGGAGTGAGTAGCCGGTGCTGGGGTCAGAAGTTCATGGTGATGACGCTCAGGTGCTGGGTGAGTGTGACTCGTCTCCGTCACCTGGGGCTGACTCACGGCCAAGTGTTCCTTCTTGGAGATCACAGTCTTGGGGCCCGCTGGGACTGGAGGCTGTCCCTCGGTCAGGTCAAATCCAACCAACAGGGCCAAGGACAAGCTCAGCAGTCCGTCTCCTCTCCACCCCCCTCTGCTGGACAAATATGTGTCATCGCTGCCACCCTCGGCCCCGGGTGTGAGATTTCAAGCAAGTCGACTGATTTCTCTAAGCTGAGCTTCTCCTTCtgtaaagtaaataataaaacctactttgTCCgatcctgattctgccacttactagcttggAGGTCTCAACCATATTCCTTCGCCTAtttgtatctcagtttcctcatctggaaaatgtggATAATCGTGCTACCTATGTGAGAGGGTTAAAATGAGATTTGAATGCATcagatttataatgtgttaatatatgtaaGGCTTAGAATCGTGTGTCTGGCACagaactaagatttttttttttttttttgattgtagGACTCTAGGAGATACCCAGGTGGCTCAGAGAAGGCTGCTTTGTGGGCGAGGAGAAGGTTGATCTTTGGGGAGACCTTCTGTCTGTGGATTAGGGTTCCTGACCTATCTTCAGTCTCAGAGCCCCTGTACCCTACATCTTACCTTTAGCCTCAGATGCCCACTCCTCATAATAGGGAATCTCATAGGTGATGTGTTTGGGTTTCCACCTCCTAAAACCACAGTCACGTGCTCTTGACTTAGCAGGTATCTCTTGGGACCCCCCCAGCCACACTGTCCTGGGAATGCCTTCCTGCTTTCTCAAATGGGGAATGGGCCCTCACGCTGTGCCAGGGAGAGGTTGCCAGGGAAAGAGGGTTGGGTCTCCCAGACATGTTGGCACTCTGTTGCCCGGTAGAAAGATAAACATCACTGTGATTGTCACTTCCCCCAGGGCACCCGCCAGGGTTGGGAGACACTTCTCCCCCTGAATGCCCAGCTTTCTGCACGTGGGGAATGGAGCCCACCGTATACCTGCCTGGTCACCTGCCAGAGGTGGGTCATCATATGTCCAGAGAGCTGCTTAGCAACTCAGTGTAACCGGGTGACTGTGTCAACAGCTCAGGACCAATGGGCGTGACAGGCAGAGTCCACTCACTGCCAAAGCCCAGGAGGGTGACCCCCTCAGCTGTCAGCCTCACGCCCCTCCGTGCTCTCAGTAGCAGACCTCTCACATCTTGTCCCTTAGATTTTTCCAAGCACAGTCATCGGGACCAAGAGTCTCCATGTGAGAGACGTTCCCGCTGGGTTGGCTTAGAGTGGGCACAGGGGAGCTCCTCTCCAGCGAATGGGGGTAAAGTGAGGCCTGTGATGCTGAGGTCAGGTGACTCTGGAAGGCAgcgaaggtgggggaggggaggcagttCTGCAGCAGGTACCAAAGGCCCGAGGCTCACATGCACACAGTCAGCCCAGGTACCCTAACTTCTGGAGGAATGGATGTCCATTCCCTTTTCTGTACCCCCTGCTCCTCCTGAGCTGTCCAGAGGGTCAGTCATATCCTTTTGCTCCAAGGAGACAAGGATACTTTTCACCTTCATTACAATGTCTGTGTCCAGAGATGGATGGTGGCCGGGACCTTCCTGAGGGGATCCTAGCCCTGGGTGGTTCTTGTTCCTCCAAACTAGGGTGGGAGCTAGGGCCAATGTGAGGAGGTGAttaggtggggggagggaggcatcAGGGCCTTGGGGGAGTTTCTCCTGTGGGCCAGGTTCACTGCAAGCTCTCCCACTCAGCAACACCAATAAAACTGATGATGATAATTATGACTATATAATCACTGAGTGTTTATTTATTCCCAAGAAGCCTCCTTTCCCTCCATCATTAGCTATTCCATCCTTTTGATAGATGGTGAGTGTTAACTGTAGCTCTAATAAAAAGTAATAACTGCCCAAGTTTTCCACCCCCACGCTCTGGGCAGCTCTGCTGTCACCCTCACCTCAGCCCTACGAGGCAGAAGGGAAGCTGTGCGGGGTGCGGGGGGGATGATGTGCTCCCCATTTTCAGAGGGAGGAATGAGGCACCTAGCAGAAGAGGTACAAACAATGCAGCCCCACGTGGAAAGTTGTAGAAGCAGCAACgtttgccttctcttttttttttttaattactttttattggagtatagctgatttacaatattgtaagCCTTTTCTTTTGAGCCTCTCACCTTCTTCCAGATACACACCTTCCTCCTAGAGGAGCTTTTCCAttccctgtcccctcccagggctgccctCAGAAGACTGATTAatctaagcattttttttttttttttttgtggtacacgggcctctcactgttgtggcctctcccgctgcggagcgtaggctcagcggccatggctcacgggcccagccgctccgcggcatgtgggatcctcccggaccggggcacgaacccgcgtcccctgcattggcaggcggactctcaaccactgcgccctcTAAGCACTTATTTATCGTTCGCCATCAGGTGtcgttgggcaagttactttccACCATTGAGCCTATTTcctaaatggtaaaaaaaaaaaaaaaaaaggatctttgtAAAGATCAAGTCTCTGCGCTCAAAAATGCCCTACAAAATGGCAGTCGTTGATACTGTTAAGGTCTCAGGGATATCTGTGTTCTTGACTCTCGGAAATAGGTGGGATTTCAAACTTTGGGGGAAGAAGATATGGGGGGCTGGGGACTCCACCCAGAATCTTTCAAATCAGCCTGCCCAAGGATGTGGGCTCTGGAAAGGTATCCCAGAGAGAAgtcaactcctgaagcccactcTTCAGCAGGGTGAGCGGGATGGGGGTGATGAGTCCCTCAGGTTCTCTCCCCTCCACgtcctccccacttttcctccaGGTCACCTCAGCATCTTTGAGGCGCTTGAGGCGCTTACTGATCTCCCGACCTAGTGCTATAAGACCCGGATTTGCTGGTGCCCAGCCAAACCTTCTAGTTCTCACCTGAGCCTCTAACGGGGGACGTCGACCCATCTCATGcccattcccatttcacagaaggaGAAAACGAGGCAAAAGAGGGGAGCTAGTGAAGATCCGCGAAAACTCTGGACTCcagatttccttcatttctttcttcccccgtcgcacttttttttaaaatttatttaattaatttatttttggctgcattgggtcttcactgctgcgcgcgggctttctccagttgtggagagcggcggctactcctcgttgcggtgcgcgggtttctcattgaggtggcttctcttgttacggagcacgggctctaggcacgcgggctttagtagttgtggctcgcgggccctagagcgcaggagttgtggcgtacgggcttacttgctccgcggcatgtgggatcttcgcggaccagggcttgaacccgtgtcccctgcactggcaggcggattcttaatcactaccCCACTAGGGAAGTCCGCACCTTTTTGTTTCCGCTTCCTACCCCCAAATCTTTCCCATTTGGAGGGCTACTCAACCTACGGTCCCCATCCACCAGTCGGAGGCGCATCGCCACTTTAAGGGGCAGGCCTCTCACCTCCCTGAcctcgccccgccccctccgcggCCGCACTGCGCCTGCGCCACGCGCCGGAGACCTGGGGTTGGGCAGGGCCCAGTTCCGTGCAACTTTCAAGTGAGTTGCAAACTCCGCCCCGAGGACTGTGCAGGTGTCCTGGCGCACTGGGGCCGTGGGTACCCGCACGAACGCAGGCTGCGACCAGCCACCTCTGGCTCGGGACCCACAGAGCCCCCGGCAAGGGCCGAACGCCTGGTTCTCCGGGGCAGGAAGTGCGGATCGGAGCGTAACTGCCCGAGCGGCGGGGCGGAAGAGCGTGCCGGCCGGTACCGGCTCCCAACTCAGTTCCTGCTTGCCCCGGCCCGCTGGTCTCCCCATTCTTCAGGCTTCCAGCACTGAGGAGTCAGTGGGCGGTGGGCTCCGCCTCCACCAAGGGGCAGCCCGAGCGCCCCTGTGGTTTCCACACCTCCACTGTTGATCCCATCCCAGCGCAGGCGTGAGCGTCCCTCTGCGCGTCTTCCTGGAGGGATCTCCCTTCGCTCCCGAGACTGCAGGATGGTGTCCTGGATGATCTGTCGCCTGGTGGTGTGAGTATGGCCGCTCAAATACCCTCTCTATCCCTGGATGTCAGCCCGCCCCTGGGGTGGAAGCTGGGAATGTCTGGTGGAAAAGGGGGCTTTTCTGAGCTATGTCacacctttcccctccctccaacaTTCACCGCAAGGCTTAAGGGACCTGCGGGCCTGCACAAGGCATTGGGCACCATGTGCTTGTCCCCTCGCACTCAAGCCTACTTGGCTGATGGCGACCCCCTGCAGTCACACACGTACTGCAGGCAGGTGAGTGGGACGGAGGACCACAGGCCGGCCAGCCACCCCTTGGCAAACACAGGATGTGGCACGTTGTGGGCAGAGAATCCAGGTGCCGGCTTCCCAGCTGAGCAGTCAGTCACGTGAATCACCACCCTGGCCCCAGCTTGCCCACTCTGTCCTACTCCTCACCTGGCTGGAATATCCTTGCCTGCAACCTGGCAGTGCCAGGTCTGGTGGCCCTGGGCCTGATTGCACGTCCAGGGGAGGGAACAGCCTGCCTGGGTGCTCTCATGGCTCAGAAGCCTGCCTCCCACTCACCTTGTGGAGTGGCTGTCTGTGCTCTCGCGGCATCATGCACCCATGGGCCACTCGTGCAGGCCTGGGCAGGCTTGGGATGTTTGTAAACAGCAGGGTGGGGAGGCGGCCTCCAGGGCACTGACTCAGGTGCAGGTCGCGCAAGCCAAGCGGGAAGAACAGGGCAGGCACTGCCACCTGGAACGTGGGGTGCGGGGGAGGCCGCCGCCTGGCAGGGGCGTGGGGAGTGGCGCCCCTCACACTCTCCTTCTGCTCTGGGGGCTGCTCTTCAGGCTGGTGTTTGGGATGCTGTACCCAACTTATGCTTCCTACAAGGCTGTGAAGACCAAGAACATTCGTGAATATGTGAGTgcgggggtgggcaggagggctcAGCTCAGGTGGGGGGACCACAGCCTTGGGGGTGTGGTAGGATTTGGCGAGATGGGCGAGTCTGAGCTGGCCTCCCTTTCCTCCAGGGGTACAATCTGGTGGCGTACCCTGGAGCAGAGTGGGTGTGGATGGAGGATGGGCTCTTGGGATTCTTTGCAGGATCTTGTGGGTGCAGCCTGTTGGGGTGGGTACAGGAATGAGTGGCGGCTTCTCAGAGGCAACTTTCTAAGGCCAGCCAGGTGCCAGGGGAATGCAGTGGGACGGGCTTTCTGGAATCTCGGGGCTGGGTCAGCCCGGGACAGGGGATTTGGCACGGCAGGCGCAGCTGCTGGCCTCTGACCTCtctgcccgcccctccccgcccaggTCCGTTGGATGATGTACTGGATCGTCTTTGCACTCTTCATGGCAGTGGAGACCTTCACAGACGTCTTTATTTCCTGGTATGGGCACTGGGGTTCTGTGGGCTGCGGGGAGGGGGTGGTCCTCCCTGGCCTGGCTCCCAGGCGGACCTTACCCGCTCTGCTCTGACAGGTTCCCTTTCTACTACGAGATCAAGATGGCCTTTGTGCTGTGGCTGCTTTCGCCCTATACCAAGGGGGCCAGCCTGCTTTACCGCAAGTTCGTCCACCCATCCTTGTCTCGCCATGAGAAGGTACCGCAGCGGGAGGCAGGGCGGGCAGTGTAGGAGTGGGTGTGAGGCGAAGAGCCCTGGACTTGCAGCTCAAGACACTGGGGACACCTAGGCTCTAATCCCAGTCCTACTGCTGTTTAGCCATGGGGCCTTGACAGAGCCTagccttcctcctcttctgggaAAATCAAATGGGGACACATGTGAATGACATTTAGGGGGTGTGAAACACCGGCTGGAAGTTGGTTTGGGCATGGTGGGGGGAGGCTGGAGCACGGCCGATCATTGAGGTGTAGGATCCGGTGAGTGGATGGGGAGCCCTGTGCTCtgtgggtggggtgggctgggaggcGTGGCTCCCAGTGATTTCTCTGGGCCACAGAGGAGTGACTAGGGCTGTGCACCTGAGCTTCCCCCCCACCACACCGTGTCCGCAGGAGATCGACACCTACATCGTGCAGGCCAAGGAGCGCAGCTACGAGACGGTGCTCAGCTTTGGGAAGCGGGGCCTCAACATTGCCGCCTCGGCTGCTGTGCAGGCAGCCACCAAGgtgccctgggccccagccctcccccctccccacccccacccccagggccttttGAGCGAGTCCAGCTGTCTGTCAGGGAGCCGAGAGATCGCAGCTGTCCAGGCCGGGGGAACAGGGGCGAG encodes:
- the REEP4 gene encoding receptor expression-enhancing protein 4 isoform X2, which translates into the protein MVSWMICRLVVLVFGMLYPTYASYKAVKTKNIREYVRWMMYWIVFALFMAVETFTDVFISWFPFYYEIKMAFVLWLLSPYTKGASLLYRKFVHPSLSRHEKEIDTYIVQAKERSYETVLSFGKRGLNIAASAAVQAATKSQGALAGRLRSFSMQDLRTISDAPAPTYQDPLYLEDQVPHRRPPIGYRSGGLQDSDTEDECWSDTEVVPQPSARPREKPLGRTQSLRVVKRKPPVREGTTRSLKVRTRKKTTPSDMDS